The following proteins come from a genomic window of Melospiza georgiana isolate bMelGeo1 chromosome 3, bMelGeo1.pri, whole genome shotgun sequence:
- the RAB23 gene encoding ras-related protein Rab-23, with translation MLEEDMEVAIKVVVVGNGAVGKSSMIQRYCKGIFTKDYKKTIGVDFLERQIQVNGEDVRLMLWDTAGQEEFDAITKAYYRGAQACVLVFSTTDRDSFKAIPTWKQKVVTEVGDIPTVLVQNKIDLLDDSCIKNEEAEALAKKLKVRFYRASVKEDLNVSEVFKYLADKYLQKLKQQTAEDSEVVHKSSNKIGVFNTAGGSHPNQNSSTLNGGDVINLKPNKQRTKKNRSPFSNCSIP, from the exons ATGTTGGAAGAAGATATGGAGGTGGCCATCAAGGTGGTAGTAGTAGGAAATGGAGCTGTTGGGAAGTCCAGTATGATTCAGCGATATTGCAAGGGGATTTTTACAAAAGACTACAAGAAAACTATTGGTGTAGATTTCCTGGAAAGACAGATCCA AGTTAACGGTGAAGATGTCAGGCTAATGTTATGGGACACTGCAGGTCAAGAGGAATTTGATGCAATAACTAAGGCCTACTATAGAG GAGCCCAGGCTTGTGTTCTTGTGTTTTCGACAACTGACAGAGACTCCTTCAAAGCAATCCCTACCTGGAAGCAAAAAGTTGTGACTGAAGTTGGAGACATTCCCACAGTTCTTGTGCAGAATAAGATTGATCTTCTTGATGACTCTTGCATAAAGAA TGAGGAGGCGGAAGCGCTGGCAAAGAAGCTGAAGGTGCGGTTCTACCGAGCGTCGGTGAAGGAAGACCTGAACGTGAGCGAAG TTTTTAAGTATTTGGCTGATAAATATCTTCAAAAGCTCAAGCAACAAACAGCAGAAGATTCAGAAGTAGTACATAAAAGCAGTAACAAGATTG GTGTTTTTAATACAGCTGGTGGAAGCCACCCCAACCAGAATTCTAGCACTCTTAATGGTGGAGATGTCATCAACCTTAAACCCAACAAACAGAGGaccaagaaaaacagaagtcCTTTCAGCAACTGCAGTATACCTTAG